From a region of the Zonotrichia albicollis isolate bZonAlb1 chromosome 5, bZonAlb1.hap1, whole genome shotgun sequence genome:
- the SPRY1 gene encoding protein sprouty homolog 1 isoform X2, whose amino-acid sequence MEPQSQHGSGGSLVVIQQPSLDSRQRLDYDRDGQPATILSLDQIKAIRGSNEYTEGPSVVKKPAPRTAPRQEKHERTHEIIPINVNNNYEHRPGQAGHAAHPQNARAPVLSRSTSTGSAASSGSNSSASSEQGLLGRSPPSRPGSGHRPERTIRAQPKQAALIVDDLKGPLKEDLTQHKFICERCGKCKCGECTAPRALPSCLACNRQCLCSAESMVEYGTCMCLVKGIFYHCSNDDEGDSYADNPCSCSQAHCCSRYLCMGAMSLFLPCLLCYPPAKGCLKLCRGCYDRVNRPGCRCKNSNTVYCKLESCPSRGQGKPS is encoded by the coding sequence ATGGAGCCCCAAAGTCAGCACGGCAGCGGCGGCTCCCTGGTGGTGATTCAGCAGCCCTCCCTGGACAGCCGGCAGCGCTTGGACTATGACAGGGACGGCCAGCCCGCCACCATCTTGTCACTGGACCAGATCAAGGCCATCAGGGGCAGCAACGAATACACCGAGGGGCCGTCGGTGGTGAAGAAGCCGGCTCCGCGGACGGCGCCGAGGCAGGAGAAGCACGAGAGGACTCACGAGATTATACCGATAAATGTGAATAACAACTACGAGCACAGGCCCGGCCAGGCGGGGCACGCGGCCCACCCGCAGAACGCCCGGGCTCCCGTGCTGAGCCGCTCCACCAGCACGGGCAGCGCGGCCAGCTCCGGCAGCAACAGCAGCGCCTCCTCGGAGCAAGGGCTGCTGGGGCGCTCGCCGCCCTCCCGGCCGGGCTCCGGCCACAGACCCGAGCGGACGATCCGGGCGCAGCCCAAGCAGGCGGCGCTGATCGTGGACGATCTGAAGGGGCCTCTGAAAGAGGACCTGACGCAGCACAAGTTCATCTGCGAGCGGTGCGGGAAGTGCAAGTGCGGGGAGTGCACGGCGCCGCGggccctgccctcctgcctggcCTGCAACCGGCAGTGCCTGTGCTCGGCCGAGAGCATGGTGGAGTACGGCACCTGCATGTGCCTGGTCAAAGGCATCTTCTACCACTGTTCCAACGACGATGAAGGGGACTCGTACGCGGAtaatccctgctcctgctcccaggcacaCTGCTGTTCTAGGTACCTGTGCATGGGAGCCATGTCCTTGTTCCTGCCTTGCTTGCTCTGCTACCCTCCGGCCAAAGGATGCCTAAAACTCTGCCGGGGCTGCTACGACCGCGTCAATCGTCCGGGCTGCCGGTGCAAGAACTCCAACACGGTCTATTGTAAACTGGAGAGCTGCCCCTCCCGGGGTCAGGGCAAGCCCTCATGA
- the SPRY1 gene encoding protein sprouty homolog 1 isoform X1, producing MLSSVARERHFPWLAKKAYKISDACQVPAECQQQRSLQMEPQSQHGSGGSLVVIQQPSLDSRQRLDYDRDGQPATILSLDQIKAIRGSNEYTEGPSVVKKPAPRTAPRQEKHERTHEIIPINVNNNYEHRPGQAGHAAHPQNARAPVLSRSTSTGSAASSGSNSSASSEQGLLGRSPPSRPGSGHRPERTIRAQPKQAALIVDDLKGPLKEDLTQHKFICERCGKCKCGECTAPRALPSCLACNRQCLCSAESMVEYGTCMCLVKGIFYHCSNDDEGDSYADNPCSCSQAHCCSRYLCMGAMSLFLPCLLCYPPAKGCLKLCRGCYDRVNRPGCRCKNSNTVYCKLESCPSRGQGKPS from the exons ATGCTGAGTTCAGTAGCAAGGGAGAGGCACTTCCCATGGCTTGCCAAGAAAGCATACAA GATTTCAGATGCATGCCAGGTTCCCGCTGAATGCCAGCAGCAGAGATCACTACAGATGGAGCCCCAAAGTCAGCACGGCAGCGGCGGCTCCCTGGTGGTGATTCAGCAGCCCTCCCTGGACAGCCGGCAGCGCTTGGACTATGACAGGGACGGCCAGCCCGCCACCATCTTGTCACTGGACCAGATCAAGGCCATCAGGGGCAGCAACGAATACACCGAGGGGCCGTCGGTGGTGAAGAAGCCGGCTCCGCGGACGGCGCCGAGGCAGGAGAAGCACGAGAGGACTCACGAGATTATACCGATAAATGTGAATAACAACTACGAGCACAGGCCCGGCCAGGCGGGGCACGCGGCCCACCCGCAGAACGCCCGGGCTCCCGTGCTGAGCCGCTCCACCAGCACGGGCAGCGCGGCCAGCTCCGGCAGCAACAGCAGCGCCTCCTCGGAGCAAGGGCTGCTGGGGCGCTCGCCGCCCTCCCGGCCGGGCTCCGGCCACAGACCCGAGCGGACGATCCGGGCGCAGCCCAAGCAGGCGGCGCTGATCGTGGACGATCTGAAGGGGCCTCTGAAAGAGGACCTGACGCAGCACAAGTTCATCTGCGAGCGGTGCGGGAAGTGCAAGTGCGGGGAGTGCACGGCGCCGCGggccctgccctcctgcctggcCTGCAACCGGCAGTGCCTGTGCTCGGCCGAGAGCATGGTGGAGTACGGCACCTGCATGTGCCTGGTCAAAGGCATCTTCTACCACTGTTCCAACGACGATGAAGGGGACTCGTACGCGGAtaatccctgctcctgctcccaggcacaCTGCTGTTCTAGGTACCTGTGCATGGGAGCCATGTCCTTGTTCCTGCCTTGCTTGCTCTGCTACCCTCCGGCCAAAGGATGCCTAAAACTCTGCCGGGGCTGCTACGACCGCGTCAATCGTCCGGGCTGCCGGTGCAAGAACTCCAACACGGTCTATTGTAAACTGGAGAGCTGCCCCTCCCGGGGTCAGGGCAAGCCCTCATGA